Within Anaerolineae bacterium, the genomic segment GGTATTCTGGTCATCACCATGTTTGATGACGACTCGGTTTTTGCCGCCATGCGGGCCGGAGCGCGAGGCTATATTCTCAAAGGGGCCGAAGGCGAAGAGGCGTTGCGGGCCATTCGGGCTGTGGCCAACGGCCAGGCCATTTTTAGCCCGGCCATCGCCGAGCGGGTGATAGAGTACTTTGCCCAATCACCTGCAAATAAACCCGAGTCTGTCTTTCCTGAACTCAGTCTGCGGGAGCACGAAGTGCTGACCTTACTGGCTCAAGGCTTGACCAACAATGCCATTGCCAGCCGCCTCGTCCTCAGTCCCAAAACCGTGCGCAACCACGTCTCTAACATCTTTAACAAATTACAAGTCGCCGACCGGGCTCAGGCCATCATCCGGGCGCGTGAGGCCGGGCTGGGCGACTAAGCCTCAAAAGAACTGATGGTTGGAGCGATGGCGCATCGCCCCAACCTGTCCTGCCTTTTATTGACTGATTCGGAACACCCCCCCATCTCCGCGACCAAAGACCTCGGGAAAGTACATTTCCTCGGCATGCGTCGGGATTACGCGAAACTCGCCGGGCACCGAGGCGCGGATGGTGTAGGTGTATTCGTAGGTGCCTTTGGGCAGGTAGGTGGCAAAGAGCACAGCCTTTTCGTCTCGCATTTCGGCGTGGGAGAAGTACCACCAACCATAACCCCACCGATTGCGCCGGTCGGTGCGGCTCAGTTCTGGCCGCTCGCTGGCCACGCTAGTTGTAGCCAGGCTGGTGTCAATGCCTTCCGTACCGGCGGGCAAGGGGTCTTCCACGACCACGTAGTGCAGGTCGTTGGGTGCAATGATGGTCAGGCTGACCCGGATCACGTCACCCACTTCGGCACCGGTGACAGGTTGGCCTGCTTCATCATCCACCAGGGTGTATTGGCGCGAAACTATAATGCCCCGATTAAGCGCCTTCACTTCTTGCACCGGCTTGTAATAGGTCAGGTAGGCCGCGTAATACAGCCGCCCCGGGCTGTTGGAAACTGAGCTGTCTGCCGGATTCCGTTCGATGACCAGCCGGTTGACGGTATTGGCCAACAGCTCAGAAATCTCCATCCGTAATTTGGTTGTTTCATCAATGTTTTCCTGGTTGATGACCCCCTGCCCCAACTCCTCGCCGTTGAGCAACGTTTGCCAGGCATAATCACCCTCCAACTCGCCGGTAGCCACCATAAAATCGGTCAGGCCGATGATGGCCCAGGCGGTTTCCTGGGTGGTTTCCCAATGGCCGCCATTTTCCCGGACAGCCATCAACCAACGGACCGCATTAGGCAACAGGGGATGGTCGGGCTGGATGCGCGATAGGGCGGCAATAACAATGGCTGTACTGCGAGTGTCGGTGTTCATGGCGTAGTAGTCCACCTGGGCCTCTTCCCAATGCGCGCCGGTGGCGCTGACAATGGCTTCGCTGGTGATGTCGTCAACAAGCGTGTCAATCTGTTTGGCCTCTTCATCCAGAAGATGCAGGGCCATAGCCAGGTAGGCCCGGCCAAAAATGTCCAGTTTCTGGCGCTCTTTGAACAAGGCCACGCTGCGCCCCATATCACCGGAGCCGGCCTCGGCCAGCACGTAGAGGATAAAGGCCTGCCGGTTGGCTTTCCAGGCCACTTTGATGTCTTTGGGCGCTTCCAGGCTGGCCTTGAGATAGTCGGTGGCGGAGAAGATGACCTCCTCGTCCACGCTAAATCCGGCCCGCTGCGCCTCGATGAGACTCAGCAACACGTAGGCCGCGAGGAAAGGATGGCTGTCGTCGTAAGTCCACCACCCCCAACCGCCGTCAAAGTGCTGGTGGTTATAAAGGCGCTGCAAGCCAATGCTCACCAGGCCCGGCAACTTTTCGGCCAGTTCTGGATTTTCTACGTTGAGCTCCTGCAAGGCCCGGTAGGTGACCACGTTGGGCAAAAAGCGGCTGACTGTCTGCTCGGTACACTCGTAGGGGAAGTGTTCCAGGTAATCCAGACCATCGCGCATGCCACCGGCCAGGCTGCCGTCAATATGCACGGTCAGATTACCCTGGGTAGGGTCATAACTCTGCGGCAGAACAAGGCCCTCAACGCGCGTGCCGTCTTCCTCGATCACTCCGGCGGTGGCCACCACTTCCGGCGTGCTGGAATGATAAACGGGCAACTCAAAGGCTACGGCATCTCCGTATGCCGCAGCGTCACCATCCTCAGTTGACTTGGCCCCCATCGTCAATTTGACCATCTCGACATCACCTTCAACCTGCACCGCGTACTCGGCCTTGATGCGCTCGCCGGCTTCAACCGTTAAAATGGTCTCATTCAGCGGCTCGATGCTCAAGCCATCTGCCTCAAACCGGGTTTCCACTTGAAGCGATTGGTTGGTATTGTTTTGCACAATCATGCCCAACATGGCCTCGTCGTTGATCACAAAGAAGCGCGGGGTGACGGGCCGCACTAACAGCGGCTTGGTGCTGACAATTTCCACTGCGCTTTCGCCCACCAGGGTCTTGGCCCCGGTAACGCCTTTGCCAGTCAGGGTCCAGGTGGTCAGGTTGTCGGGCAGATCCGCCTCAACCGCGCCTTCGCCGTTGGCGTCGGTCATAAAGTCGGCTATCCACAAGGCGGTGTCTTTAAAATCGCCCCGGATTACGCCAAAGCCCTCGTCAAAGCCGCCGCCCCCACCGCCTTTGGCCTCCGGCGCTACGGCCAGGTTGATACGGTCAATGGCCAGGGTCAATCCCCCGGCAGTTTTAACCCCCAGGCCCCGATTGCGCCAGAAAACGCTCATCAGTTGGCCCGGCGGTTCAGGGGCCAAGGTGAGCACCGCCTTATCCACCAGCGACAGGGATAACTCCGCCTTGACCGGCTCGCCCTGGGCATCGGTTACTTTCACCCGGTATTCCGCGGTTTCGCCGGGCTGATATTTTTCGTCAGCCGGTTTGTCGGGGGTTAAAGTAATTTGTAGTTCTTTTTCACCGGTGTTGATGGGCAAACTGGCGTAGCCTATTTTGAAGCTGGGCAGGCCATCGCCACTGCCACCGGCAGCGTCGGCAGCGCCCTGCACCACCACCACCGAAACGTACATATTAGGAATCATATCCTCGGTAATGGGGATTTCGATTTGTTCGCTGTTGGTTTTAAGTTCCTGCACCCAGTGTTTGTAAACGTGGCCGCGCTCCAGCGTGATCAAGGCCTGTACCGTGCCGCTGTAGGGATGGGGGATCAGGATAGTGGCGGTGTCGCCCACGTTGTATTCCCGCTGATCGGCCACCAACTCGATACGATCGTTGTTTTCCTGCCGCCAGTTCACGTATTTGCGGCCGCTGACCCACATGTAGGTGGAGGAGCGAACTTCGTTGCGCTGCCGGTCAACGCCGGTGGCCAGAATCTTGTAAATACCGCCCTCCTCCGGGCTAAAGCCGGCCAGGGCCTGGCCTTCCTGGTTGGTGGTGACGGTAGTGGTAAAGACCGGGATGTCTTCTACCACGCTGTCCCAATAAAAAGAGCCGTCTTCGTACTGTTTTTGCACGCTGTACCAATTGTGTTCGGAAAAGACCACCTGCACTTCTTGGTTGGCCACCGGCTCGCTATCCCAATCAACCACCAGCACGTTCATTTGACTCTCTTCACCAACCCGGCCCACGTATTTTTCCGGCCGCAGGCCAATGTAAAAGAGTCCTTTATGCACCACCGCTTCGGCCTGGCTGGCCACTTCTTGATTGTTGATGTCGGTGATGACCACGTCAAAGGTGAAACGCTGGCTGGCGATTTTGTCGGCGATGTCGGCCTCCACCTCAAAGGTAAACCGACCGTCTTTGTCGGTAACGCCTTCGCCTTCGGCAATGGTTTCGCCATAGCCGTAAACGTAGTCGTCCTGGTAGCGGCGGCTGAAATCATAGTCGGTGAAATCGTACCAGCCTTTGCCCTGGTAGCGGAAGAAGTAATCATCGGAAAGCAGGGTCCAGCGCACCTGGGCGTTGGACACCGGCCCGCCAAAGAAGAACTCGGCGGCGGCGGTTACTTTTATTTTTTCGCCCTGGGTGTATTCAGGCTTGTCGGTGGTCACTTCCACCAGGAATTCGGGTTTGCGGTAAGCGGCCACCTGGAAGTCACCATAAAAGTAGTTCTCTTCATCATAAACGGCCTGAATAGAGTAAAAACCGAGGGCGGCGTTCTCGTCCAGGTCAAACGAGCCGTGGACGGTACCCATCTCGCTCAAGGGCAGGTCCTTGTTAAAGATTTCTTTGCCCTGGCTGTCACTAACAAAAACTTGCACCGTGCGGCTGGCCTTGGGCAGGCTGTAATTGGCGTCGTCGTCGGCGCGGATAATGCCCTTGAAGTTGACGGTTTGGCCGGGGCGGTAAATGTTGCGGTCGGTGTAGAAGTGGGCGTTGTAGGGCTGCTGGTAATCTTCGGTGCTGACGTTGTCAAACTCGTACCGCTCAATACCGTCGGACCAGTTGCTCACGGTCACGCCAAAATTTTCGTCGGGGTCATCAGGATCGCCGGCAAAGGCAAAGCGGGTCTCGTAGGCTTCCCGGCGGTTATAGGTGGTCAAGGCCACGCCATCACTTTGGGTGGCGGCCTGGTCAATTTCCTCCGGGGCGGTACTTTCATCTTCAGAAGCAACAAACGTTATTGGCACATCCTCCACGGGCTGGCCGCTTTGCAAATCGGTGACCCAGGCCAGGGACTCGCTGCCTGCGGCTTTGAGAGTAATGTTATTGTTAGTGACCACCAACATCTGGCGCTCATAGCCGGTGTAGTAGTCGCCCTGCGCTTCCGGGTAAACCGAGTCAATGGGATAAGAGGCAGTGAGGTAATAGAGGCCCGGCGGCAGCGTGTCGCCATTGCCCAAACCGCTCTCTTCCGCCAGGTCAACCCGGTAGATGATATTCTGGTTCAAAGGTGGGCTGGTTTCCAGGGTCCACTCGCTGAGCAGGTTGTCGTCATCGGGCTGGTAATTATCCCAGGCGTCCCACCAGTAGTCGCCATTCAGGCTGATAAAATCCTTTGGGGGCAGGCGGTAGAGTTCAAAATCAACTGCGCTGAGATTACGCACGGTAACATAGGCCAGGGTATCGGTGTAGGCGTTATAGGTAGCCAGGCGGCCAGGGCTGTGCATGTAGAGCAGGGGACTTTTGGCCCGCGTTTCCCAGGCAATGTTGGTGGACGCGCCAAGCCGCTGGCCGTAACGGCCCTCAATGTCCGCGCCAAAGGTAACCTGGTATTGACTGCTGGCCTCGGTGGGGAAGCTGACGGTTAATTGGGTATTGCTGCGCCGCCAGTAGGTGTAAACCTGGGTTACGGAAACGGTTGGCTCGATGATGAGGTTTTCACCCACCACCAGCGTATCCGGGTTCATGGGACCGCTGAAGGTAACTTCCAGGTCTTCCCAGGGCGAGATAGCGTCATCGCCATCGGCGGGGTAGGTTTCAATAATTTTCGGGTAGGGGGTGACGGTGAAATTGGCGGTAAAGTTACTCATGGTTTCCGCGCCCTTGATTTTACCCAGGGTTCCTTTGGGCAGTTCAATCACATAAACTTGGTCAAAGCCAAGGGTTACATTGGGTGTAAAAGTCACCGTTTCTACCCCCATCTCCGCCGGACCTTCGCCTTCGGCGTAGGCGTAGTCGTAGTAACTGTAGAAGTTATCCTCATTGCCGGTGGGTTGGGCCAGGGGCAGTTCGGTCCAGGTGAATTCGCCGGGGATGGCCTCATCCTGCCCGGCGACGTGCAGGGCAAAATTTTCTTCCACGCTGGAGCGGTCCATGGGCTGGTTAAAGGTGAGGCTGATGACGGGGGTGGGGCTAACGTAGATATCACCCTCGGCAGGGATGCTGCCAATGACGGCCGGGTTGAAGGTGGTGAAGGACCATTCAAAGTCATCCTCCAGCATAGTATTACCGGTAACATCGGTTAATCCCTGGGTCACCCTGGCCCGGTATTGAGTAGACGGGGTAAAACCCTCGTCGGGGATGAACTGGTAAATGGAGGTATTGAGCCACTGGCCCTGGCCCGTGACCGGCGGAACAAAGGTGAGGGGATCGGGCAGGCCGGCCGCATCTTCGATGGCGGTGAGGGGAACCACTGGCCGGTTGAAGGAGACGGTAACGATGGTGTGGGGCATCACTTCAGCCGTGTCATTGGGGGGTTGCACGTCGGTAACTTCTAAAAAACCAATGGCGTTAAAGCGCAGTTCAAAGGAACGCTGCATTTCCAAGCCGGCGGCGCTGCGGGCCGATTCGATGATCCGCATCCGGTAACGCTCGCCGCGTTTAAAACCATCGTTCAAGCTGAAACGCAAGGTCCGGTCGTTGGGCCACTCAAACACGCCGTCCACGCTGGCGCCCGGTTCAATGGCAAAGGCTTTTTCCACGCTGTCGCGGTCCATGGGTTGGTCAAACTCAATTTCGATGGGGGCAGCAAGGGGTTGTTCCTCGCCTCGTTCGGGACTGGTGCGCACGACGAGCGGAGGCAGGGGTTCAGGTTCCAAAGTAGGGGTGGGCGTTGCTTTGGGGGTGGCGGTATCGGCCGGCGGAGTGACCTCTTCTTTGACCGTCTGGGCTTCCCCTTCGGGTTGATTGGGTTTGGGTAAGGGGGTTGCGCCGGGGGTGCAACCGATAATGGTTACCAGGATGAGAGATATTGTTAGAAACAGAATTGCTCTTTTCATACTGCCTCCTCGTGGTAAGTCACAATTTATGATGGGCAATTTTGAGGTAAAATTTGTCAAGGTATATTCACGCCCTCACATGTTATCACAACCCCTTGAATTTTACTAGACTACCGGCCCATATTCGGCGGGCGGCCAGGGCGACGGTTTGGCGTAGGGCAAAGGTCAGGGCCATCTCTGTTTATTTTTTGGCAGATGTTTTTTATATTGGGGCATTGGGCCAACAATTGCCTCTCCAGGCCCCTGGAGTCGCCGGATAATGGAAATATTCTTTGCGGGGGTCAAGGCAAGTGGAGCTAATGTTTCACTCTTTTAGGTAACTGCTTTTCAACATACGTCTTCCCGGCAGGGGTTAAGGTCATTTTGCCGGTTTTGGTGGTTCTGATCCAACCATGCTGATTGGCCGTCAGGCGCAAACTGTGTTCAAGGTTGAGCGGCGCTCGAATCTTGGCCTGCCGATAACAGGTATAAACGTGGTCGGGGGTAATTGATTTGAGTTTGAGGGTATATTGCAAATAATATAAAAAAACTATATTTCGTTCCTCATTGGTAATGGGGAATTTGGCATCCATAAACTCCACCAGCGAGGGACGGCCATCTTGCGTGCCCAGGTCAAGGTCTTTAACTAAGGTATAGGCCGGCACAGGTGGAGCAGGCTCTTTAGGCAGAGATTCAGGCTCACTTTTTGCTTCTTCACCAGGCTCAAACACAGGAGTAGGAACAGCCGGTGTAGCCGCAGTTTTAGTTTTTCGGGTTCTTCGGGCAGGCTTCAGCTCCTCTGTTACATCTATACCGGCAAAATGTGTTTTAAAATCATTATAAATAATCTTAACAAAACTCTCACTGCCCTCCACCTCCAGCAGCCCTTGGGTTAAGTCTATTTTTAATTTTGTCGTCATCACCAAAACTCCTACCCGTTTGATACCTCTACCTTGATTATAGCACATCCAGGCCCACCAAAACAAGGTTTTACCGCCTTAAATTTGGCAACAACCTCAATCTGATATAGTATGGCCCTATGATGACCACCATTGGACTTGATTATACTGCCGCTATCCGTCAATCCGCCGGAATTGGCCGCTATACCCGCGAAATGGTCAAAGCGCTGGCCCAACTGGACCCAGAAACGCAGTATCGTTTATTTGTGGCCGATGTGGGTAAAATTTTTGCGCTATCTCCCCCCGGCCCCAATTTTGCCTGGCGAACCACGCGCCTGAGTGAACGTTGGCTGGCCCGGTTGTGGTATCGCCTGCGGCTACCTGTGTGGATACAATATTGGACAGGGCCGCTTGACTTGTTCCATGCCCCAGACTTTGTGCTGCCACCGGTCAAGCCTGGTACGCCGACCTTCGTCACCATTCACGACCTCTCTTTTGTGCGCCAGCCGGAGACGGTAATGCCGGGCATGGAAGCTCATCTGAACCGCTGGGTGCCCCATTCAGTTAAAAAGGCCAGCCACGTGATTGCCGTGTCCGAGGCGACGCGGCAAGATTTGATTGACCTTTACCGAACGCCCCCGGAAAAAATTACCACCCTTTATCACGGCGTAACCCCTGACTTCAAACCCGTAACGGAGCCGGCCGACCTGCTTGCCATACGGCAAAAGTATGGGTTGGCCGACCGTCCCTTTGTGTTGAGCGTCAGCACCATCCAGCCCCGCAAAAATTACAGGCGTCTCATTCAGGCCTTTGCCCGGATAAACCCTTCATTTTCGCTGGTGATAGGGGGCAGCAAAGGCTGGCACTATGCTGATATTTTTGCCGAAGTGGCCAGGCTGGGCCTGGAGGGTCGGGTTCACTTTCCCGGCTTTATCCCCGACGCAGATTTACCGGCCCTTTACAGTGCCGCCATTTTATTTGTATATCCTTCTCTATACGAAGGTTTTGGGCTGCCTCTGCTGGAAGCAATGGCCTGCGGCACGCCCGTGATTGCCTCCAATCAATCTTCCCTGCCGGAAGTGGTGGGCCAGGCCGGGCTGCTGGTTGATCCTTATGATGTGGCTGCTTTAGCCGCAGCAATGTCAAACATTCTGGCCGATCCAAATCTGCGCCAAACCTTAGCGCAGGCCGGACAGGTTCAGGCAAAGAAGTTTACCTGGGAAAAAACGGCCACCAGGTTACTGGCCCTATACCACCAATTATTACCAGGAGGCATAAAGGTAAAGGAAGAAGTAGGTACCAGGAGTAAATGGTAAACCAGCGATTCCCTGTTTGGTAGAGAGCCATCCCCTCAATCCCCCCCAACGGGGGGTAAGTTGGCCGGTTCTCCCCCTCTGTGGGGGGGGTAGAGGGGGGCTACCAACTCATAACCGGAATTACTGGTGGCAAACCATAGCTCCCTAATTCCTAACTCCTAATTCCTGATCCCTGACCCCTACCATGCATATTACAGTTGATGTTTCTCCCACCGCCCAAAAACACGCCGGCTTGGGCCGCTACGCCGGAGAAATCGCCCGTGCTCTGGCCAGCAAGAATAATATTGAGCTGTCCCTCTTTTACAACCGGCAAGGCCAGGCCGAATTGCCCGACTATCTCAGCCACATCCCCTATCAAACGGTCAACATCGGCAACAAACCCTGGCGAATGGCGGTCTGGCTCTCCCAATTGTTTCGTTGGCCAATGGATAAAACCTTTGGCGCCACGGAAATCTTTCACGCCACCAATCACCTGCTGGCTCACTTTCAACACGCTCGCACCGTTTATACCCTGCACGACCTTATTTTTCTCCACTACCCGGAATATCACCTGGCTTACAATCGCTGGTATCTCACCCTGACCATGCCCCTGTATCTCAAGGCCGCCGATATGATTGTGACGCCTTCGGAATGTTCCAAACGGGATGCTATCAAATTTTATGGGATAGCGGCAGAAAAAATAAAGGTAATTTACGAAGCCCCGGCTCCCACTTTTAAACCAGTCACCGATCCTGCCAACCTGGCCCGCGTCCGCCAAACTTACCACCTGCCCGAAAAATACATTCTGCACGTAGCCACCATTGAGCCGCGCAAAAACCTGATCCGTTTGCTGGACGCCTTCAAGCCGCTGCTGGCCGACTGGCCGGATTTGAAACTGGTGCTGGTTGGCAAAAAAGGATGGCTTTTTGAGTCGTTCTTTCAACATTTGCAGGCCTCGGGCCTGGCCGAAAACGTCATCTTCCCCGGCTACGTGGCAGAGGCCGACCTGCCCGCCTTTTACCAACTGGCCGCAATTTTTGCGTTCCCTTCTCTATACGAAGGTTTTGGTCTGGGGCCGCTGGAAGCAATGGCTTGCGGCACGCCGGTAGTTTGCAGCAACAGTTCCAGCCTGCCGGAAGTGGCGGGGGATGCCGGTTTGCTGGTTGACCCCACCGACACTGCCGCCCTCCATCAAACCCTGCGGCGAATTTTGGAGGATGCGGAATTACGGGCTAACTTGGTCCAACGTGGCCTGGCCCAAGCGCAAAAGTTCACCTGGGCCAGGGCGGTAACTGAGCTAGAGGCGGTATACGAGTCTTTAAAATCAAAAAGAGCCAGTTTAACCTGACTCTTCTAATCAGAGGCGACGGCGGGATTCGAACCCGCGAATGAAGGTTTTGCAGACCTCTGCCTTACCACTTGGCTACGTCGCCACCGTTAGGCTATGGCTATTTTACCATGTCTACTTGTCTCGTCAAATCGGGTGCGTCCAGAATTTTGGGAAATCTGGACAAACCAGGGGGGAATTCGGGGGGATACCCCCGCGCCCCCCGGTCTATCCTAAAATTTCGGACAGACCCTGGAGATAAGGGTTCAGTTTTTCTGGATCACCGGCAGGTAGGCCGGGATGCCATTGGCAATAACTATGGCCTGCCGTTGCAGCACGTTGCCCAGGCCATCATCCATTAACACTGTGTTGGCGATAACGTAAGGCTCGGTAATTTGTTCGCTCACGGTAACGCCATAGGTGATGGTAACCGGCATTCCCCCGCTGACAGCCCCGGTCCAGGTAATGACTCCCCCCGATTCGCCATAACTGCCGGCCGAGGCCCACAGATTATGCAAATAATTGACTTCACCGGGCAGGGTATCGGTGACAACGACCTTGGGCAAGTTCAGGCCGGAATTTTGGAGGGTGATGGTGTAAGTCAGCACGTCGCCGGGGCCGGGCAACATGGGCTGCGCCCACTTACGTGAAGCTTGCAGGGAACCGATTAAGATCGAGCCGGTGCGCCGGTAGTTTCCCCGGCCCGTGCCCCACAGAATATGCGCATTGGCAGTGCCGGGCAGGTCGTAAGCCACAAAACCGGCGTGGGCCGTATTCAGCACCACTTCCAAATCGGCGTCGCTGTCAATATTGGCCAGGGTGGGCGCAGCCAGGGCGCCGTTCCAATCGGCGCTGCCAAAGGCCAGGGGCAAATCAACTTCCCGGAGAGGTGTGCCCTGGTAATTGAGAATGTGCAGTTTGCCGGTCTGGTTACTCCCCTTCTCCACCCAGGAAGCAAAAATAACTTCGGCGTAACCATCAGCGTCCAGGTCGGCCACCACCGGCTCGGAAGCAAAACGGTAGGGTCTACTGCCGGAGTAAACGGCGTAAGGCCAGGCGTGATGCTCGGTTTTGTCCGGCCAGAAAACGTGAACGCGGCCATCATAGGAGGAATACAGGATTTCCAGCTTACCATCGCCGTCCAGGTCGGCGGTGACGGGGTTGGGTTGGTTGTTTTCGATAATGTTATAATCCTCGGTCAGAGGAGCGCCCGTATCTACCGGGACAGTCTGCCAATCGTAGCCGCCCGCATTGAAACGGCTGCGGTCTGCGTTGAAAACGTACACGCCATTGTATTTGCCGGGAGGATGGCCCACGTTGCAATCGTACACGTTGCCCGTAGCCACCACTTCCAGGGCGCCATCACCATTGACATCGGCGATGACGGCCGGGCCGTGGGCAAAGTTGGTGCGGTAACTTTCCGCCCGCACCCCGTTGCACTCTCCCCAACCGCGCAGTTCAACCGTCAGGCTTTCCCATACCCCCACTTTGCCCCACCCTTTGCCGCCATACATTGAGTGAGCCGGTATCTGGCTGCCGTCCGGTTCGTAAGCGCAAATATAGTGTACGTCGGAAGGGATCACAATCTCGCCCGTACCGTCACCGTCCAGGTCGCCGACGGCGGCATTATCGTTGAAGACCCCCCAGGCGTAGCCGCTGTCGTCGCTCAATTGGGGCCAACCGGAACGGAGCGCGCCATCGTGCTTGTAAACCCAGGTATTAGTTTTGCTGCCAACAGCAGCGGTGACAATGATTTCCAACGTGCCGTCACCATCCAGGTCGTAGACAGAAAGGCCGCGCAATTCGCTGGAAGAGGGCTGGCGGGTCCAGACAAGGCTGCCGGTGTGGTTGAGCACATTCAAGTAACCATCGCCTTGGGCTGTCACAATCTCCAAATCTGTATCCCCGTCAATGTCGGCCACCACTACGCCGGGCCATACCCGGCTGCCGGGGGTATCCACGCTTTGTTGAACCGTGCCATCCTCGCCGTTGAGAATAAAAACCGTGTATGCGCCGCCAATCACCTCCATCGTGCCGTCGTTGTCCAGGTCGGCTACGGCCGGCGAGGCATACCAGCCGGTCTCGCACCAGGAGGCGTAACACCCACCGCGCTGCCACTTAAGCACAGGTGTCTGGACAGCCAACTGCGGCGCAGCCCGGGCGGCAAACCATTGGCCGCTCGCAACCACACCCAACAGCAGAATCAATCCTAAAATCATTTCCAAAAATTTCTGCGGTTTCATTTCTATTCACTGCCTCCCTTCACGGTAGAGCTTTCCTGAAAAAAATTAATGGAGATTCCTCAAGTCAAACGAGATACGCAAGACGAAATACGCTCTACGCAACATATTTAGGCGTAAATTTAGCCCATTCTTTTCAAAATTACAGGCAGATAAACATCAAGGCGCGGCCACTGGGCATTGTTGGATAAACCCGACCAGCCGGCGTTGACGTCTTGCGATTTTAGGGCGAAGAAAACAACTCCCCCGCTATCCGGTATGGCGGCTGTATAAACTTGAGTAGAATCGGGTAATGTATTGGTGAGAACAACAGCGCCGGGCCAATTAAGATCGGTGATGGATGTGTCTGAGTATCGCAACGTTGTCGTCACCACGTTTACCGGGGCGGTCCAGGAGAGCGTAACCGTGAGAATGCCGGTGCCGGTGACGGCATGGGTCACGCGCAGGTCAGTCACCGCCCCATCGTATTCGTCAGCGCCAATATCGCGGGTAGTGCCAAAGGGACGCGCGTCCCCGTCAATATCATCGTCAGCTAAACCCGCCCCCACCAAAGAACCCTGGTCAATGGCATTGGTCGCTGTGGTGGACAGATGCAAGTTGCCGCCTGAACCGCCTGCAAATAGAGAGAGAGGTTGGTTTTGTAAATTTCCAGACAACACGGCTGTCGCCCCATCTCGCGGCCTCAAGTTATGCGTCACCAGATTGTTGGTAATGGTGACATCTTTGGTGTTGGAAAAACGCCACTCGATAGATGAAAAAGGCGCTTGCGTTGAAGCAACCGTGTTATGCAGCACCTGGCCCCCGCAAGCCTGCCACAGGCAGATGCCGCAATCAAAGCCATCAGCCGATGAGAATAATTCGGCATGGTTGGCAAAGACAAAATTGTTGCGAATAATGCCGCCGTAATGGTCAACATAACCGCCGCTCACGCTGGGGCAAGGATTATCGGCATAAGTGCGGGCCGTGCCGCTTGTTTCCAAACCAAAACCAATGCCGCGCGCATTATTGTTGAGCACATTGCGTTTGACGATTGTATCACGGCAGCCGCGCCACATATGGATGCCGTGTTCCGAAAGCCCGCTGGCGCACCAAAAACCTTCAATCAGATTATCACGGATAATCCAGCCCCGGGCCTGGTGCGCATCCACTCCGCCGGTGTAACAATTGTTGCGAATATGGGGCCGTCCGGCATCGGTCAACT encodes:
- a CDS encoding Ig-like domain-containing protein; the protein is MKRAILFLTISLILVTIIGCTPGATPLPKPNQPEGEAQTVKEEVTPPADTATPKATPTPTLEPEPLPPLVVRTSPERGEEQPLAAPIEIEFDQPMDRDSVEKAFAIEPGASVDGVFEWPNDRTLRFSLNDGFKRGERYRMRIIESARSAAGLEMQRSFELRFNAIGFLEVTDVQPPNDTAEVMPHTIVTVSFNRPVVPLTAIEDAAGLPDPLTFVPPVTGQGQWLNTSIYQFIPDEGFTPSTQYRARVTQGLTDVTGNTMLEDDFEWSFTTFNPAVIGSIPAEGDIYVSPTPVISLTFNQPMDRSSVEENFALHVAGQDEAIPGEFTWTELPLAQPTGNEDNFYSYYDYAYAEGEGPAEMGVETVTFTPNVTLGFDQVYVIELPKGTLGKIKGAETMSNFTANFTVTPYPKIIETYPADGDDAISPWEDLEVTFSGPMNPDTLVVGENLIIEPTVSVTQVYTYWRRSNTQLTVSFPTEASSQYQVTFGADIEGRYGQRLGASTNIAWETRAKSPLLYMHSPGRLATYNAYTDTLAYVTVRNLSAVDFELYRLPPKDFISLNGDYWWDAWDNYQPDDDNLLSEWTLETSPPLNQNIIYRVDLAEESGLGNGDTLPPGLYYLTASYPIDSVYPEAQGDYYTGYERQMLVVTNNNITLKAAGSESLAWVTDLQSGQPVEDVPITFVASEDESTAPEEIDQAATQSDGVALTTYNRREAYETRFAFAGDPDDPDENFGVTVSNWSDGIERYEFDNVSTEDYQQPYNAHFYTDRNIYRPGQTVNFKGIIRADDDANYSLPKASRTVQVFVSDSQGKEIFNKDLPLSEMGTVHGSFDLDENAALGFYSIQAVYDEENYFYGDFQVAAYRKPEFLVEVTTDKPEYTQGEKIKVTAAAEFFFGGPVSNAQVRWTLLSDDYFFRYQGKGWYDFTDYDFSRRYQDDYVYGYGETIAEGEGVTDKDGRFTFEVEADIADKIASQRFTFDVVITDINNQEVASQAEAVVHKGLFYIGLRPEKYVGRVGEESQMNVLVVDWDSEPVANQEVQVVFSEHNWYSVQKQYEDGSFYWDSVVEDIPVFTTTVTTNQEGQALAGFSPEEGGIYKILATGVDRQRNEVRSSTYMWVSGRKYVNWRQENNDRIELVADQREYNVGDTATILIPHPYSGTVQALITLERGHVYKHWVQELKTNSEQIEIPITEDMIPNMYVSVVVVQGAADAAGGSGDGLPSFKIGYASLPINTGEKELQITLTPDKPADEKYQPGETAEYRVKVTDAQGEPVKAELSLSLVDKAVLTLAPEPPGQLMSVFWRNRGLGVKTAGGLTLAIDRINLAVAPEAKGGGGGGFDEGFGVIRGDFKDTALWIADFMTDANGEGAVEADLPDNLTTWTLTGKGVTGAKTLVGESAVEIVSTKPLLVRPVTPRFFVINDEAMLGMIVQNNTNQSLQVETRFEADGLSIEPLNETILTVEAGERIKAEYAVQVEGDVEMVKLTMGAKSTEDGDAAAYGDAVAFELPVYHSSTPEVVATAGVIEEDGTRVEGLVLPQSYDPTQGNLTVHIDGSLAGGMRDGLDYLEHFPYECTEQTVSRFLPNVVTYRALQELNVENPELAEKLPGLVSIGLQRLYNHQHFDGGWGWWTYDDSHPFLAAYVLLSLIEAQRAGFSVDEEVIFSATDYLKASLEAPKDIKVAWKANRQAFILYVLAEAGSGDMGRSVALFKERQKLDIFGRAYLAMALHLLDEEAKQIDTLVDDITSEAIVSATGAHWEEAQVDYYAMNTDTRSTAIVIAALSRIQPDHPLLPNAVRWLMAVRENGGHWETTQETAWAIIGLTDFMVATGELEGDYAWQTLLNGEELGQGVINQENIDETTKLRMEISELLANTVNRLVIERNPADSSVSNSPGRLYYAAYLTYYKPVQEVKALNRGIIVSRQYTLVDDEAGQPVTGAEVGDVIRVSLTIIAPNDLHYVVVEDPLPAGTEGIDTSLATTSVASERPELSRTDRRNRWGYGWWYFSHAEMRDEKAVLFATYLPKGTYEYTYTIRASVPGEFRVIPTHAEEMYFPEVFGRGDGGVFRISQ
- a CDS encoding response regulator transcription factor: MKTIRILIADDHPVFRFGLRALLQAETDTEVVGEATGGEEAVALAAKLDPDVVLMDINMPEINGIEATRRILQNNPNVGILVITMFDDDSVFAAMRAGARGYILKGAEGEEALRAIRAVANGQAIFSPAIAERVIEYFAQSPANKPESVFPELSLREHEVLTLLAQGLTNNAIASRLVLSPKTVRNHVSNIFNKLQVADRAQAIIRAREAGLGD